Part of the Bacteroides acidifaciens genome, AACAAAAGTGTTTATTAGTAATACAAACTATTGTTGATTACAAATAAAAAGAATTGCCACTTATATTTCTTGAATAAGCCTTTATATTCAAGAAGCATAAGTGGCAATATCGACAATATCTATTTAAGATTAATATCCGGGATTCTGCATTGCTTTCTTTTCCTCATTGTTTAATGCAGAACCATTTGCATTTGTAATACCGTCTAAGAATGCCTGTGGAATTGGACGATAATAATGTTTGCTTGGATTGAATTCGCCAATACCCCGGGTAGCACCGTCGTTGAATTTATGCCAGCGAGTATCCAGTGTTTTGGTACGGGCTAAATCTTCCCAACGTTGCAATTCACCGCAAAGTTCGCGGGTACGTTCGTTTAATAAGAAACACATCATCTTTTCGGCATTGGACGTACAACCCAATTCATTATAAATAGGAGTGTCAACTGTAGAATTATAAACGTCTGCCACGCTATTCAGTTTCATAGCTGATTTGGTTGAAGCCGTAGTCTCTGCACCTTCCATATTATTGGATTCATAGTATGTGTTTTTGTCCCAATAGATGGCACCTTCGTCAGAGTGACCGCCACCTTTTCCTGAACAGTAAGGATTGTTCTTATAGGCTTGTCCACCGTCTACATTCTTGCTGCGGTCTTCTTGGTCTGCATAGCCGGCACGGTTGCGTAACTTATTAATCCATTCGATAGCTTTGTTATAACTAGCTTCACCTTTGCGGATATAAGCCTCGGCAACCATTAACACATCATCAGCCGAACGGGCAATGATAGCATCGCGAGTACCAAATTGTGAAGCGATAGAAACACGGTAACCGTCACGGAATTTAGACAAAGCGACCGAACGCTTGTGTGGGATAATATTGTAATAGTTGCCGGTCTTTTCATTTTCATTTAGGTTCCAGCTATGGGATTGTCCTTTGAAATAACGTACATAAGTATATGTGTTACACATCTTTCCGTCTTTCAATACTGTATATGCCGGAGCGTTAGGATATTCTTCATATCGGCTGTCACCCGGATTGTTGACGATGTATTTTAGACCTAGCTCACCGCCTCTGAAGCGTTTGTCACCCTTGTTGACACCTGCCGGAGCATAAGGCATATCTTCTTCTGTCCATTCCGGGGCACTTTTGGTTTCGTTGGCTCCATAACAAGTGATGAATGATTTCCAGAAACGGGAATCGTTGACACGGTCGAACACTTGCATGGTATATTCTGTAGCACTGACATACGAGAACTCACGTCCGCCGGAAATGTCACGCTTACAACCACTGAGGTCTTGATATACAGACGGATAATAAAGATGCATTTGGTTTGCAAAACGTCCCCATGTTGCTTCGTCATTAGAGAATTGGGCAGCCAGAATTACTTCGCTGACTTTTTCGTTTGCACCGTTCGGCTGCTGGTAATCCCATAATTCCACATAGTCATCGCACAATGGATGTGCGTCTACCACTTCTGAACCATACTGGATAACTGCGTCCAAATCGGAAGATACATAATTCCCGTTCCAACTGCTATACAATTCGGAAGCACGGAACAGATGTGCTTTTGCCAGGAAATGGGCGGCTGCGTATTTATTGATACGTCCGACAGATTCTCCTTGTTCCGGCAGCAATCGGTATGCTTCTCCAAAGTCGGATATTACCTGAGTGTATATTTCCTCTTCCGAGTTGCGTGTGAAGTAAGTTTCCGCACTTGTAGAAGGTTCCAGTTTCAAGGGTACGCCACCGAATTGTTTCACCAGTTCGAAATAGGCATAAGCTCTGAGGAAATAGGCTTCTCCCAAACGGGTGTTATAGGTAGGCGAACTTGTATTGTAATACTGCGGCAAGTTCTGGAGAAGTATATTGGCGGGTTCAACCAATCCGTAATAGTTGTCCCATATCGGTTGGTTAGCAGCAGTTTCTGAAGAATTCAAGTCCTGGCTGTAATGATTCCATGCCGGTATCACATTGTTGGCATCGGTAAATTCGTCCACTCCCATGTTATAACATTGGATTCCCCAGATATAATTGAATTTGAATTTCAACTTTTGATAAGCTCCGGTTACTAATTCATCAAGGCCTTCCTGTGTCTTGAAACGGTCGGTACTATATTGGGTCTTTAATTCTTCGTCAAGGAATGATTCGCTGCACGAAGTGAACGAACCGCTCATAACGCTGGTTAGTATAGCTGCGAATAATACTTTATTTATTTTCATAATGTTCTTACTTTTAATTGTTTATTAGAATCCGATATTGACACCAATGACAAAACTCTTTAAAGTAGTGGGTGAACCGAACGTTCTGGTATTGTTGTCATAGTTCACTAAATCGGTATCCAGAAAATCACACGCTTTATAGATATTGAATGGATTCATTGCCTGAACATATAATTTCAGGTTATTGATACCCAGTTTGCCCAATTGTTGCGGAGTAAAGTTGTAACCTAATGAAATGTTACGCACTTTGATATACGAACCGTCCTGGTAATTCATGGCACTGTTGTAAGTATCTGCTCCTTCACCGTTAGAGCCCGGTGAGTAGTATCTTGCATTTTCATTTGTTCCTGCTACCCAGTAATCAACCTTGCGTTGCATATAGCGGCCGTCAAGTGTGACAGCACCTTGAGGTACGGTGAATCCCCAGCGTGACAGAATGAAGAAAGATAGTTCAAAGTTCTTGTAATTGAAGGTGTTGCTCCAACCGCCTGTCCAGCGAGGACGTACATAACCTACCACCTTTTTATCATCATTAGCATCTATCTTATCGTCCTTATTCAAGTCTGCCACTTTGATTTGTCCCGGCTTACGTCCGTATTTGGCAGCTTCTTCGGCTTCTTCCGTTTTCCAGATACCGTCATATACCCAGTCATAATAAACACCGATTTCTTCTCCTACAAACCATTTGTTGTTTACATCTTCCGTTCTGCCGTTAGATAGCTGGTCAATCCGGTTTCTATCCATAGACCATGTCAGGGTTGTACTCCATGAGAAATCTTTCAGTTGTACCGGAATTGCGTTTATTTGCAGGTCAATACCCCAACCGGATGTCTTACCTACATTCGAATAAGTGGAAACGTAACCGGTCAATGAAGGAATAGTCATTTCCAACAGCAAATCGTTCGTCTTGGTCTTGTACGCGTCAATGCTACCGCTGAGTCGGTTGTTAAAGAAACCGTAATCAACACCGACATTGTATTGGGTCGTTCTTTCCCAGCCTAAAGTCGGGTTTGCCATTTTTGCCGGTTCTTTCTGGGATGGATCCGAAGGTACATAGCCTAATGAAGAATCATTTTGTCCCCAGTTGTAATATAAGCCGGTGATTGCTCCCTTGGTTGCGTAGGCTTTGATAGCTGCATTACCTGTGACACCAACACCAACACGGAGTTTCAACTGATTAAGCCAACTGACATCTTTCAGGAAATCTTCCTGATCCATTCTCCATGCAATGGCTGCAGAAGGGAAGCTCGCCCATTTGTGTCCTTCGGCCAATTGCGAAGCACCGTCCCAACGCATAGATGCAGTTAATAAGTATTTGTCTTTATATCCATAGTTCATGCGAATCATATAAGATGCCATTTGAGTCTCTGTCAGACCTGTACCAAAAGAATTCAGTGTACCGGCAGAACTCATATTATACCACAGCTCATCTGCCGACGCAACATTGGTAGCTCTCATATCTCCCATTTCATAATGGTAAGCCGATGCTGATTGCATCAATGTCAACCCCAGATTATGCTGGCCTAACGTCTTGTTGTAATAGATAAGGTTATCTAATGTCCATGCACGTTTCTGTTCGTTTTTATATTGTGCGCCGTTATTACCGTCGCCATTGATACCGTCGGCTGCATTGGCAACTCCCAATGTATAGAATTGAAATTCAGGGCCGAATTGTATGCGATAGGACAAGCCTTCCAACGGCTTCCATATTTTGCCGAAGTCAATTTGTGAGTACATGCTGGCCGATGCACGGAAAGTACGACGCTGATTGGTGTTATAATCCAGTTCGCGAATAGGATTGATGATATTGACATCACCATTCGGATAGCGGATGTATTCATTGTTTTCATCATAAGGCATTGTCCATGGAATCATGCTTCTCAATGCGCTGTAGAAATCACCGGAACCGGTTACGGATTTAGAGAAGCTATAACCGTAGTCTTGGGTAGAGTAGGAAGCGTTGATGGAAGTTCCCATCTTGAACCACTCCACCGGGTTTGAGTCAAATGAAGTCTTTAAGGTATAGCGTTCATAAGCCTGGCCGGG contains:
- a CDS encoding RagB/SusD family nutrient uptake outer membrane protein encodes the protein MKINKVLFAAILTSVMSGSFTSCSESFLDEELKTQYSTDRFKTQEGLDELVTGAYQKLKFKFNYIWGIQCYNMGVDEFTDANNVIPAWNHYSQDLNSSETAANQPIWDNYYGLVEPANILLQNLPQYYNTSSPTYNTRLGEAYFLRAYAYFELVKQFGGVPLKLEPSTSAETYFTRNSEEEIYTQVISDFGEAYRLLPEQGESVGRINKYAAAHFLAKAHLFRASELYSSWNGNYVSSDLDAVIQYGSEVVDAHPLCDDYVELWDYQQPNGANEKVSEVILAAQFSNDEATWGRFANQMHLYYPSVYQDLSGCKRDISGGREFSYVSATEYTMQVFDRVNDSRFWKSFITCYGANETKSAPEWTEEDMPYAPAGVNKGDKRFRGGELGLKYIVNNPGDSRYEEYPNAPAYTVLKDGKMCNTYTYVRYFKGQSHSWNLNENEKTGNYYNIIPHKRSVALSKFRDGYRVSIASQFGTRDAIIARSADDVLMVAEAYIRKGEASYNKAIEWINKLRNRAGYADQEDRSKNVDGGQAYKNNPYCSGKGGGHSDEGAIYWDKNTYYESNNMEGAETTASTKSAMKLNSVADVYNSTVDTPIYNELGCTSNAEKMMCFLLNERTRELCGELQRWEDLARTKTLDTRWHKFNDGATRGIGEFNPSKHYYRPIPQAFLDGITNANGSALNNEEKKAMQNPGY
- a CDS encoding SusC/RagA family TonB-linked outer membrane protein — encoded protein: MKSNKKGNHLYAYKDTIRRLFFFTLFSLLIVGAYAQNKTVTGTVIDFTGEPVIGASVLVNGTTNGTITDLDGKFTLSNVPAKGTITVTYIGYKKQEISVAGNTNFKITLQEDSETLDEVVVVGYGVQKKSDVTGAMARVGEKELKAMPVKNALEGMQGKTAGVDITSSQRPGEVGNINIRGQRSINAEQGPLYVVDGMVIQNGGIENINPSDIEAIDILKDASATAIYGSRGANGVILVTTKKGKQGKVTLNYSGTVTFETLHDVTEMMSASEWLDYARIAKYNAGSYASATPTYEADKAAFGSVAASWKNIDQAWSNGNYDPSKVGSYDWASHGKQTGITHEHTLSASGGSDKFQGYASFGYMDQKGTQPGQAYERYTLKTSFDSNPVEWFKMGTSINASYSTQDYGYSFSKSVTGSGDFYSALRSMIPWTMPYDENNEYIRYPNGDVNIINPIRELDYNTNQRRTFRASASMYSQIDFGKIWKPLEGLSYRIQFGPEFQFYTLGVANAADGINGDGNNGAQYKNEQKRAWTLDNLIYYNKTLGQHNLGLTLMQSASAYHYEMGDMRATNVASADELWYNMSSAGTLNSFGTGLTETQMASYMIRMNYGYKDKYLLTASMRWDGASQLAEGHKWASFPSAAIAWRMDQEDFLKDVSWLNQLKLRVGVGVTGNAAIKAYATKGAITGLYYNWGQNDSSLGYVPSDPSQKEPAKMANPTLGWERTTQYNVGVDYGFFNNRLSGSIDAYKTKTNDLLLEMTIPSLTGYVSTYSNVGKTSGWGIDLQINAIPVQLKDFSWSTTLTWSMDRNRIDQLSNGRTEDVNNKWFVGEEIGVYYDWVYDGIWKTEEAEEAAKYGRKPGQIKVADLNKDDKIDANDDKKVVGYVRPRWTGGWSNTFNYKNFELSFFILSRWGFTVPQGAVTLDGRYMQRKVDYWVAGTNENARYYSPGSNGEGADTYNSAMNYQDGSYIKVRNISLGYNFTPQQLGKLGINNLKLYVQAMNPFNIYKACDFLDTDLVNYDNNTRTFGSPTTLKSFVIGVNIGF